The following proteins are encoded in a genomic region of Oryctolagus cuniculus chromosome 6, mOryCun1.1, whole genome shotgun sequence:
- the RECQL4 gene encoding ATP-dependent DNA helicase Q4, whose protein sequence is MTQAPPIGRLPVDWLIPPSDRLPAPPSAPIGQRPDVALAAGDSRGAGARPARAMEGLRGLRMRLQEWERAFWRQHGRRPGQEDVAAASEEIRALYRRYRVLKKAQSQAGGEPRTSAQSPPAAAEEAPESSCWGPHLNRAVAPSSQPAPGRSQEPGQDYGKRLKTNLQLRGGMGRPSGQGQPPSQLSPAGPAPGRRLRPPPKPSPDEPAPQLPGPAAAPTSPEEVREEPPPPGPGRLQQLRASLRLRLGSLDPGWLQRCHSGGPDPQGAPERCRPGLQALTSGEQAGPDPSAASEAPSQGPEAAAPQTAQADTGSPRPSEEPGGGPAQAQQGGCQGGPRSEGAGAAAAWTGEAEGTAAPRAPPRPGVRDRGNYVRLSMKRKCHVRAAALRGRRLREQARKQKWQKKGECFGGGRPSSAAKDSCFRCGQFGHWMSQCPQPAEASTPGGPAPALQGKEEVPPALTVEEVARRTRAAQCPFPGDEDAKPAEPEPQVPPAVLPLYPPGPSGQVTETPAEVFQALEELGHRAFRPGQEHAVMRILSGISTLLVLPTGAGKSLCYQLPALLFARRSPCLTLVVSPLLSLMDDQVSGLPPCLRAACLHSGMTRKQRESVLQKVRAAQVHVLMLSPEALVGAGGPAGLPLAAQLPPVAFACIDEAHCLSQWSHNFRPCYLRVCKVLRERMGVRCFLGLTATATRSTARDVAQHLGVAEELGLGGPVAIPPNLHLSVSMDRDPEQAVVTLLQGERFRALDSIIVYCIRREDTERIAALLRTCLRGAPGLGPAEAVAQAYHAGMLSQERRRVQRAFMQGQLRVVVATVAFGMGLDRPDVRAVLHLGLPPSVESYVQAVGRAGRDGQPAHCHLFLQPQGEDLRELRRHVHADGTDFLAVKKLVQWAFAPCTCSQLLPAQEGGVGGERPAAGPPSQEAQRHHGQQAAPASGRRACSGHERLLPAQQTVQALDMPEEAIETLLCYLELHPRHWLELLPAAHTRCHLRCPGGPAQLQALAHRCPPLAAHFAQWSPEDPRHSRSSVELDMLELVDASGWELASVQRALRQLQWDPESRRGAPRGTGVLVEFKEPAFHLRSPGDLRAEDLDQICDFLYGCVQARERKALARLCQTFQAFRSVAFPSCGPCLEQVDEERSARLKALLGRYFEEEGGEAEELGLEDQQAPELGQARLQDWEEQIRRDIRLLLSLRPEERFSGRTLARIFHGIGSPCYPAQVYGQDQRFWRKYLHLDFHGLVRLATEELLPPCR, encoded by the exons ATGACGCAGGCACCGCCCATTGGCCGGCTCCCGGTGGATTGGCTGATCCCGCCCAGCGACCGCCTCCCGGCCCCGCCGAGCGCCCCCATTGGCCAGCGGCCGGATGTCGCCCTGGCCGCGGGAGATTCGCGGGGCGCGGGGGCCCGGCCGGCGCGCGCCAtggaggggctgcgggggctgcggATGCGGCTGCAGGAGTGGGAGCGCGCCTTCTGGCGGCAGCACGGGAGGCGGCCCGGCCAG GAGGACGTGGCGGCGGCGTCCGAGGAGATCCGCG CGCTCTACAGGCGGTACCGCGTCTTGAAGAAGGCCCAGAGCCAGGCCGGCGGCGAGCCCCGCACTTCCGCGCAGTCGCCCCCTGCGGCGGCCGAGGAG GCCCCGGAGTCCAGCTGCTGGGGCCCCCACCTGAATCGGGCTGTGGCCCCGAgctcccagcctgccccagggcggagccaggagcctgggcaggACTACGGGAAGAGGCTCAAGACCAACCTGCAGCTGAGGGGCGGGATGGGCCGGCCCAGTGGCCAGGGGCAGCCTCCCTCGCAGCTCTCACCG gctgggCCCGCCCCTGGCCGCAGACTCCGGCCTCCACCAAAACCCAGCCCTGACGAGCCTGCGCCGCAGCTGCCCGGCCCAGCGGCTGCCCCCACCTCTCCAGAGGAAGTCCGCGAGGAGCCTCCCCCGCCAGGGCCAGGCCGGCTGCAGCAGCTTCGGGCGTCTCTGAGGCTGCGGCTGGGCTCCCTGGACCCTGGCTGGCTGCAGCGGTGCCACAGTGGGGGCCCAGATCCCCAGGGGGCCCCCGAGCGCTGCAGGCCTGGCCTGCAAGCTCTGACCTCGGGCGAGCAGGCTGGCCCTGACCCCAGCGCTGCCTCTGAGGCACCTTCACAGGGGCCAGAGGCTGCAGCCCCGCAGACGGCCCAGGCTGACACAGGCAGCCCCCGGCCCAGCGAGGAGCCTGGGGGTGGCCCGGCCCAGGCTCAGCAGGGTGGCTGTCAAGGGGGCCCCCGCTCTGAGGGGGCCGGGGCCGCAGCAGCCTGGACAGGGGAGGCGGAGGGCACGGCTGCCCCGCGGGCCCCCCCCAGGCCGGGCGTCCGGGACAGGGGCAACTACGTCCGGCTCAGCATGAAGCGGAAGTGCCACGTGCGGGCCGCAGCCCTCCGTGGCAGGAGGCTCCGCGAGCAG GCTCGGAAGCAGAAGTGGCAGAAGAAAGGGGAGTGTTTTGGTGGGGGgaggcccagctctgcagccaaGGACTCCTGCTTCCGGTGTGGGCAGTTCGGCCACTGGATGTCTCAGTGCCCCCAGCCCGCTGAGGCCTCGACACCGGGGG gccctgccccagccctccaggggaaggaggaagtcccacctgctctcacTGTGGAGGAAGTGGCCCGGAGGACTCGAGCTGCCCAGTGCCCGTTCCCAG GTGACGAGGACGCAAAACCTGCGGAGCCTGAGCCGCAGGTGCCTCCCGCCGTGCTGCCACTCTATCCCCCGGGGCCCTCGGGGCAGGTGACCG AGACGCCGGCTGAGGTgttccaggccctggaggagctgGGTCACCGAGCCTTCCGCCCTGGGCAGGAGCATGCAGTCATGCGGATCCTGTCTG GCATCTCCACCCTGCTGGTGCTGCCCACAGGGGCCGGCAAGTCCCTGTGCTACCAGCTCCCGGCCCTGCTGTTCGCCCGGCGTAGTCCCTGCCTCACCCTGGTGGTCTCTCCCCTGCTGTCACTCATGGATGACCAG GTGTCAGGCCTGCCCCCGTGTCTCAGGGCAGCCTGCCTCCACTCGGGCATGACCAGGAAGCAGCGGGAGTCTGTCCTGCAAAAG GTGCGCGCAGCCCAGGTGCATGTGCTGATGCTGTCCCCCGAAGCACTGGTGGGGGCCGGGGGCCCTGCCGGCCTCCCCCTGGCCGcccagctgcctcctgtggcCTTCGCGTGCATCGACGAGGCTCACTGCCTGTCCCAGTGGTCCCACAACTTCCGGCCCTGCTACCTGCGCGTCTGCAAG GTGCTTCGGGAACGCATGGGCGTGCGCTGTTTCCTGGGCCTCACAGCCACCGCCACACGGAGCACTGCCCGTGACGTGGCCCAGCACCTGGGCGTGGCTGAGGAGCTGGGCCTCGGCGGGCCGGTTGCCATCCCCCCGAATCTGCATCTCTCCGTGTCCATGGACAGGGACCCCGAGCAG GCTGTGGTGACGCTACTGCAGGGCGAGCGCTTCCGGGCGCTGGATTCCATCATCGTGTACTGCATCCGGCGCGAGGACACGGAGCGGATCGCCGCGCTCCTGCGAACCTGCCTGCGTGGGGCTCCGGGCCTGGGGCCCGCAg AGGCCGTGGCCCAAGCCTACCACGCCGGCATGCTGAGCCAGGAGCGGCGGCGCGTGCAGCGGGCGTTCATGCAGGGCCAGCTGCGCGTGGTGGTGGCCACGGTGGCCTTCGGGATGGGGCTGGACCGGCCGGATGTGCGGGCCGTGCTGCACCTGGGGCTGCCCCCGAGCGTCGAGAGCTACGTGCAGGCCGTGGGCCGGGCTGGGCGTGACGGGCAGCCTGCCCACTGCCACCTCTTCCTGCAGCCCCAG GGTGAAGACCTCCGGGAGCTGCGCAGACACGTGCACGCTGACGGCACGGACTTCCTGGCCGTGAAGAAGCTGGTGCAGTGGGCGTTtgcgccctgcacctgctcccagctgctcccagcccagGAGGGAGGTGTGGGCGGCGAGAGGCCCGCGGCAGGCCCCCCCTCCCAGGAGGCCCAGCGGCACCACGGCCAGCAGGCAGCCCCCGCGTCCGGCAGGAGAGCCTGCTCTGGTCACGAGCGGCTGCTCCCAGCACAGCAGACAGTGCAGGCACTGGACATGCCGGAGGAGG CCATAGAGACTCTGCTGTGTTACCTGGAGCTGCACCCTcggcactggctggagctgctgccCGCCGCCCACACCCGCTGCCATCTGCGCTGCCCTGGGGGCCCCGCTCAGCTCCAGGCCCTTGCCCATAG GTGTCCCCCTCTGGCTGCACACTTCGCCCAGTGGTCACCTGAGGACCCCAGGCACAGCCGCAGTTCTGTGGAGTTGGACATGCTGGAGCTGGTGGACGCGAGCGGCTGGGAGCTGGCCTCTGTGCAGCGGGCTCTCCGCCAGCTGCAGTGGGACCCAGAGTCCAGGAGAG GTGCACCCAGGGGCACAGGTGTGCTGGTGGAGTTCAAGGAGCCGGCCTTCCACCTGCGGAGCCCCGGCGACCTGAGGGCGGAGGACTTGGACCAGATCTGCGACTTCCTGTATGGCTGTGTGCAGGCCCGTGAGCGCAAGGCCCTGGCTCGCCTGTGCCAGACCTTCCAGGCCTTTCGCAG CGTGGCCTTCCCCAGCTGCGGGCCCTGCCTGGAGCAGGTGGACGAGGAGCGCAGCGCCCGGCTCAAGGCCCTGCTCGGCCGCTACTTTgaggaagaagggggagaggccgaggagctgggacttgaggacCAGCAGGCAccggagctggggcaggccaga ctGCAGGACTGGGAGGAGCAGATCCGCCGCGACATCCGCCTGCTCCTGTCCCTGCGGCCCGAGGAGAGGTTCTCGGGCAGGACCCTGGCCCGCATCTTCCACGGCATCG GAAGCCCCTGCTACCCCGCCCAGGTGTACGGGCAGGACCAGCGCTTCTGGAGGAAGTATCTGCACCTGGACTTCCACGGGCTGGTGCGCCTGGCCACAGAGGAGCTCCTGCCGCCGTGCCGCTga
- the LRRC24 gene encoding leucine-rich repeat-containing protein 24 isoform X2: MVPAGLWDMAPGALALLALLLLPPCRLPPRAAGCPAACRCYSATVECGALRLRVVPPGIPPGTQTLFLQDNSITRLEPGALAPLAALRRLYLHNNSLRALEAGAFRAQPCLLELALTRNRLRGLRGGAFVGLAQLRVLYLAGNQLARLVDFTFLHLPELHLQENSIELLEDQALAGLSSLALLDLSRNQLGTISRETLQPLASLQVLRLTENPWRCDCALHWLGAWIKAGGRRLLGPRDKRVVCAEPPRLALRSLLDVSGNSLVCIPPSVHVEPLELTANLGEDLRVACQASGYPQPLVTWRKAPLSREALPQAQAQAQARVDGTEPGAGAVPDTGSGVLLLTNITLAHAGRYECEAANAGGAARMPFRLLVNASRPQPPRPAAPPPAPARPTGREPPPEAGSMAFRALGLATQTAVAAAIALLALTALLLAAMICRRRRRRKKAAGPPGEGALFVNDYSDGPCSFAQLEELRGERGHAMFVIDRSKPLFAGPAEEAAPGPRRTYELRC, from the exons ATGGTCCCCGCCGGCCTCTGGGACATGGCCCCGGGGGCGCTGGCGCTgctggcgctgctgctgctgccgccgtgCAGGctcccgccccgcgccgccggcTGCCCGGCCGCCTGCCGCTGTTACAGCGCCACGGTGGAGTGCGGCGCCCTGCGGCTGCGCGTCGTGCCGCCCGGAATCCCCCCGGGGACGCAG ACACTGTTCCTGCAGGACAACAGCATCACGCGCCTGGAGCCGGGCGCCCTGGCGCCGCTCGCCGCGCTGCGCCGCCTTTACCTGCACAACAACAGCCTGCGCGCCCTCGAGGCCGGCGCCTTCCGCGcgcagccctgcctgctggaACTGGCGCTCACCCGCAACCGCCTGCGGGGCCTGCGCGGCGGCGCCTTCGTGGGCTTGGCCCAGCTACGCGTCCTCTACCTGGCCGGCAACCAGCTGGCGCGCCTCGTGGACTTCACCTTTTTGCACCTGCCG GAGCTGCACCTGCAAGAAAACAGCATTGAGCTGCTGGAGGACCAGGCCCTGGCCGGGCTGTCCTCGCTGGCCCTGCTGGACCTCAGCAGGAACCAGCTGGGCACCATTAGCCGCGAGACGCTGCAGCCCCTGGCAAGCCTTCAAGTCCTGCGCCTCACAG AGAACCCGTGGCGCTGCGACTGTGCCCTGCACTGGCTGGGCGCGTGGATCAAGGCGGGCGGCCGGCGGCTGCTCGGCCCCAGGGACAAGAGGGTCGTGTGTGCCGAGCCCCCGCGCCTGGCGCTCCGGAGCCTCCTCGACGTGTCGGGCAACAGCCTCGTCTGCATCCCACCCTCTGTGCACGTGGAGCCGCTGGAGCTCACGGCCAACCTGGGGGAGGACCTGCGCGTCGCCTGCCAGGCCTCGGGCTACCCGCAGCCCCTGGTGACCTGGCGGAAGGCACCCCTGTCGCGCGAGGCCCTgccgcaggcgcaggcgcaggcgcaggcgcggGTGGACGGCACGGAGCCGGGCGCGGGCGCGGTGCCAGACACGGGCAGCGGCGTGCTGCTGCTGACCAACATCACGCTGGCGCACGCCGGCCGGTACGAGTGCGAGGCCGCCAATGCCGGCGGCGCCGCCCGAATGCCCTTCCGCCTGCTGGTCAACGCGTCCCGGCCGCAGCCTCCGCGGCCCGCGGCCCCTCCGCCCGCCCCCGCGCGCCCCACCGGCCGCGAGCCGCCGCCCGAGGCGGGCAGCATGGCCTTCCGTGCGCTGGGCCTGGCCACGCAGACGGCCGTGGCGGCGGCCATAGCGCTGCTGGCGCTCACGGCGCTGCTGCTGGCCGCCATGATCTGCCGCCGCCGGCGCCGGCGCAAAAAGGCCGCGGGGCCGCCGGGCGAGGGCGCGCTGTTCGTCAACGACTACTCGGACGGGCCCTGCAGCTTCGCGCAGCTGGAAGAGCTCCGCGGCGAGCGCGGGCACGCGATGTTCGTCATCGACCGCTCCAAGCCGCTCTTCGCCGGCCCGGCCGAGGAGGCGGCGCCCGGGCCCCGCCGCACCTACGAGCTCCGCTGCTGA
- the LRRC24 gene encoding leucine-rich repeat-containing protein 24 isoform X1: protein MVPAGLWDMAPGALALLALLLLPPCRLPPRAAGCPAACRCYSATVECGALRLRVVPPGIPPGTQTLFLQDNSITRLEPGALAPLAALRRLYLHNNSLRALEAGAFRAQPCLLELALTRNRLRGLRGGAFVGLAQLRVLYLAGNQLARLVDFTFLHLPRLQELHLQENSIELLEDQALAGLSSLALLDLSRNQLGTISRETLQPLASLQVLRLTENPWRCDCALHWLGAWIKAGGRRLLGPRDKRVVCAEPPRLALRSLLDVSGNSLVCIPPSVHVEPLELTANLGEDLRVACQASGYPQPLVTWRKAPLSREALPQAQAQAQARVDGTEPGAGAVPDTGSGVLLLTNITLAHAGRYECEAANAGGAARMPFRLLVNASRPQPPRPAAPPPAPARPTGREPPPEAGSMAFRALGLATQTAVAAAIALLALTALLLAAMICRRRRRRKKAAGPPGEGALFVNDYSDGPCSFAQLEELRGERGHAMFVIDRSKPLFAGPAEEAAPGPRRTYELRC from the exons ATGGTCCCCGCCGGCCTCTGGGACATGGCCCCGGGGGCGCTGGCGCTgctggcgctgctgctgctgccgccgtgCAGGctcccgccccgcgccgccggcTGCCCGGCCGCCTGCCGCTGTTACAGCGCCACGGTGGAGTGCGGCGCCCTGCGGCTGCGCGTCGTGCCGCCCGGAATCCCCCCGGGGACGCAG ACACTGTTCCTGCAGGACAACAGCATCACGCGCCTGGAGCCGGGCGCCCTGGCGCCGCTCGCCGCGCTGCGCCGCCTTTACCTGCACAACAACAGCCTGCGCGCCCTCGAGGCCGGCGCCTTCCGCGcgcagccctgcctgctggaACTGGCGCTCACCCGCAACCGCCTGCGGGGCCTGCGCGGCGGCGCCTTCGTGGGCTTGGCCCAGCTACGCGTCCTCTACCTGGCCGGCAACCAGCTGGCGCGCCTCGTGGACTTCACCTTTTTGCACCTGCCG CGACTGCAGGAGCTGCACCTGCAAGAAAACAGCATTGAGCTGCTGGAGGACCAGGCCCTGGCCGGGCTGTCCTCGCTGGCCCTGCTGGACCTCAGCAGGAACCAGCTGGGCACCATTAGCCGCGAGACGCTGCAGCCCCTGGCAAGCCTTCAAGTCCTGCGCCTCACAG AGAACCCGTGGCGCTGCGACTGTGCCCTGCACTGGCTGGGCGCGTGGATCAAGGCGGGCGGCCGGCGGCTGCTCGGCCCCAGGGACAAGAGGGTCGTGTGTGCCGAGCCCCCGCGCCTGGCGCTCCGGAGCCTCCTCGACGTGTCGGGCAACAGCCTCGTCTGCATCCCACCCTCTGTGCACGTGGAGCCGCTGGAGCTCACGGCCAACCTGGGGGAGGACCTGCGCGTCGCCTGCCAGGCCTCGGGCTACCCGCAGCCCCTGGTGACCTGGCGGAAGGCACCCCTGTCGCGCGAGGCCCTgccgcaggcgcaggcgcaggcgcaggcgcggGTGGACGGCACGGAGCCGGGCGCGGGCGCGGTGCCAGACACGGGCAGCGGCGTGCTGCTGCTGACCAACATCACGCTGGCGCACGCCGGCCGGTACGAGTGCGAGGCCGCCAATGCCGGCGGCGCCGCCCGAATGCCCTTCCGCCTGCTGGTCAACGCGTCCCGGCCGCAGCCTCCGCGGCCCGCGGCCCCTCCGCCCGCCCCCGCGCGCCCCACCGGCCGCGAGCCGCCGCCCGAGGCGGGCAGCATGGCCTTCCGTGCGCTGGGCCTGGCCACGCAGACGGCCGTGGCGGCGGCCATAGCGCTGCTGGCGCTCACGGCGCTGCTGCTGGCCGCCATGATCTGCCGCCGCCGGCGCCGGCGCAAAAAGGCCGCGGGGCCGCCGGGCGAGGGCGCGCTGTTCGTCAACGACTACTCGGACGGGCCCTGCAGCTTCGCGCAGCTGGAAGAGCTCCGCGGCGAGCGCGGGCACGCGATGTTCGTCATCGACCGCTCCAAGCCGCTCTTCGCCGGCCCGGCCGAGGAGGCGGCGCCCGGGCCCCGCCGCACCTACGAGCTCCGCTGCTGA
- the C6H8orf82 gene encoding UPF0598 protein C8orf82 homolog encodes MWPPCGALRAVAWSWARVQAQSRGAGACSRDGGASYTQGQSPEPRTREYFYYVDHQGQLFLDDSKMKNFTTCFKDPQFLVTFFSRLRPNRSGRYEAAFPFLSPCGRERNFLRCDDRPVVFTHLLAPGRGPARLSYCGGGEALTVPFEPARLLPLAANGRLYHPAPERAGGVGLVRSALAQELSAAFETAPGAPAAPSHIHWQGRRLALTMDLAPLLLADPPA; translated from the exons ATGTGGCCGCCGTGCGGGGCGCTGCGGGCCGTGGCCTGGAGCTGGGCGCGGGTGCAGGCGCAGTCACGAGGGGCCGGGGCTTGCAGCAGGGACGGGGGCGCCTCCTACACGCAGGGCCAGAGCCCCGAGCCGCGCACGCGCGAGTACTTCTACTACGTGGATCACCAGGGGCAG CTCTTCCTGGACGATTCCAAAATGAAGAACTTCACCACCTGCTTCAAAG ACCCGCAGTTCCTGGTCACCTTCTTCTCCCGCCTGAGACCCAACCGCAGCGGGCGCTACGAGGCCGCCTTCCCCTTCCTGTCGCCCTGCGGCCGCGAGCGCAACTTCCTGCGCTGCGACGACCGGCCCGTGGTCTTCACGCACCTGCTGGCTCCGGGCCGCGGGCCCGCGCGCCTGTCCTACTGCGGCGGGGGTGAGGCGCTGACCGTGCCCTTCGAGCCGGCGCGCTTGCTGCCCCTGGCGGCCAACGGGCGCCTGTACCACCCCGCGCCCGAGCGCGCGGGCGGCGTGGGGCTGGTGCGCTCCGCGCTGGCCCAGGAGCTCAGCGCCGCCTTCGAGACCGCGCCCGGCGCCCCCGCCGCGCCCTCGCACATCCACTGGCAAGGCCGCCGCCTCGCCCTCACCATGGACCTGGCCCCGCTGCTGCTCGCCGACCCGCCCGCCTAG
- the LRRC14 gene encoding leucine-rich repeat-containing protein 14 has translation MHTLVFLSTRQVLQCQPAACQALPLLPRELFPLLFKVAFMDRKTAVLRELVRCWPFPLLSFQQLLQECAHCSRALLQERPSTESMQAVILGLTARLRAPEAGAGTQPLCRKHVLRVLDMTGLLDDGVEQDPGTMSMWDCTAAVARTCIAQQHGGAAQPGPAPVPVEVRVDLRVNRASYAFLREALRSSVGSPLRLCCRDLRAEDLPMRNTVALLQLLDAGCLRRVDLRFNNLGLRGLSVIIPHVARFQQLASLRLHYVHGDSRQPSVDGEDNFRYFLAQMGRFACLRELSMGSSLLSGRLDQLLSTLQCPLESLELAFCALLPEDLRFLARSPHAAHLKKLDLSGNDLSGSQLAPFQGLLQAAAPTLLHLELTECQLADPQLLATLPVLTRCANLRYLGLYGNPLSMAGLKELLRDSAGQAELRTVVHPFPVDCYEGLPWPPPASVLLEASINEEKFARVEAELHQLLVASGRAHVLWTTDIYGRLAADYFSL, from the exons ATGCACACACTCGTGTTCCTGAGCACGCGGCAGGTGCTCCAGTGCCAGCCGGCTGCCTGCCAGGCCCTGCCGCTGCTGCCGCGCGAGCTGTTCCCCCTGCTGTTCAAGGTGGCCTTCATGGACAGGAAGACGGCCGTGCTGCGCGAGCTGGTGCGCTGCTGGCCTTTCCCGCTGCTCAGCTtccagcagctgctgcaggagtGCGCCCACTGCAGCCGCGCCCTGCTGCAGGAGCGGCCCAGCACCGAGAGCATGCAGGCCGTCATCCTGGGGCTGACCGCCCGGCTGCGCGCCCCCGAggctggcgccggcacacagccCCTCTGCAG gaagcaCGTGCTGCGGGTGCTGGACATGACGGGCCTCCTGGACGACGGCGTGGAGCAGGACCCCGGCACCATGAGCATGTGGGACTGCACCGCGGCCGTGGCCCGCACGTGCATCGCCCAGCAGCACGGTGGGGCTGCGCAGCCGGGGCCGGCCCCCGTGCCCGTGGAGGTGCGTGTGGACCTGCGGGTGAACCGGGCCTCCTATGCGTTCCTGCGGGAGGCGCTGCGCAGCAGCGTGGGCAGCCCGCTGAGGCTGTGCTGCCGGGACCTGCGGGCGGAGGACCTGCCCATGCGCAACACCGTGGCCCTGCTGCAGCTCCTGGACGCGGGCTGCCTGCGCCGCGTGGACCTGCGCTTCAACAACCTGGGCCTCCGCGGCCTGTCCGTCATCATCCCGCACGTGGCCCGCTTCCAGCAGCTGGCCAGTCTGCGGCTGCACTACGTGCACGGGGACTCGCGGCAGCCTTCCGTGGACGGCGAGGACAACTTCCGCTACTTCCTGGCCCAGATGGGCCGCTTCGCCTGCCTGCGGGAGCTCAGCATGGGCTCCTCCCTGCTCTCCGGGAGGCTGGACCAGCTGCTCAG CACGCTGCAGTGCCCCCTGGAGAGCCTGGAGCTGGCCTTCTGCGCCCTGTTGCCTGAGGACCTGCGCTTCTTGGCACGGAGCCCCCACGCCGCCCACCTGAAGAAGCTGGACCTGAGTGGCAACGACCTGTCCGGCAGCCAGCTGGCCCCCTTCCAAGGCCTGCTGCAGGCGGCCGCGCCCACGCTGCTGCACCTCGAGCTGACCGAGTGCCAGCTGGCCGACCCTCAGCTGCTGGCCACGCTCCCCGTTCTGACCCGCTGTGCCAACCTCCGCTACCTCGGCCTCTATGGCAACCCGCTGTCCATGGCTGGCCTCAAGGAGCTGCTGCGGGACTCGGCCGGGCAGGCCGAGCTGCGCACCGTGGTGCACCCCTTCCCCGTGGACTGCTACGAGGGCCTGCCCTGGCCGCCGCCGGCCTCCGTGCTGCTGGAGGCCTCCATCAATGAGGAGAAGTTTGcccgcgtggaagccgagctaCACCAGCTGCTGGTGGCCTCGGGCCGCGCCCACGTGCTCTGGACCACAGACATCTACGGGCGCCTGGCCGCGGACTACTTCAGCCTATGA
- the LRRC24 gene encoding leucine-rich repeat-containing protein 24 isoform X3, with translation MVPAGLWDMAPGALALLALLLLPPCRLPPRAAGCPAACRCYSATVECGALRLRVVPPGIPPGTQDNSITRLEPGALAPLAALRRLYLHNNSLRALEAGAFRAQPCLLELALTRNRLRGLRGGAFVGLAQLRVLYLAGNQLARLVDFTFLHLPRLQELHLQENSIELLEDQALAGLSSLALLDLSRNQLGTISRETLQPLASLQVLRLTENPWRCDCALHWLGAWIKAGGRRLLGPRDKRVVCAEPPRLALRSLLDVSGNSLVCIPPSVHVEPLELTANLGEDLRVACQASGYPQPLVTWRKAPLSREALPQAQAQAQARVDGTEPGAGAVPDTGSGVLLLTNITLAHAGRYECEAANAGGAARMPFRLLVNASRPQPPRPAAPPPAPARPTGREPPPEAGSMAFRALGLATQTAVAAAIALLALTALLLAAMICRRRRRRKKAAGPPGEGALFVNDYSDGPCSFAQLEELRGERGHAMFVIDRSKPLFAGPAEEAAPGPRRTYELRC, from the exons ATGGTCCCCGCCGGCCTCTGGGACATGGCCCCGGGGGCGCTGGCGCTgctggcgctgctgctgctgccgccgtgCAGGctcccgccccgcgccgccggcTGCCCGGCCGCCTGCCGCTGTTACAGCGCCACGGTGGAGTGCGGCGCCCTGCGGCTGCGCGTCGTGCCGCCCGGAATCCCCCCGGGGACGCAG GACAACAGCATCACGCGCCTGGAGCCGGGCGCCCTGGCGCCGCTCGCCGCGCTGCGCCGCCTTTACCTGCACAACAACAGCCTGCGCGCCCTCGAGGCCGGCGCCTTCCGCGcgcagccctgcctgctggaACTGGCGCTCACCCGCAACCGCCTGCGGGGCCTGCGCGGCGGCGCCTTCGTGGGCTTGGCCCAGCTACGCGTCCTCTACCTGGCCGGCAACCAGCTGGCGCGCCTCGTGGACTTCACCTTTTTGCACCTGCCG CGACTGCAGGAGCTGCACCTGCAAGAAAACAGCATTGAGCTGCTGGAGGACCAGGCCCTGGCCGGGCTGTCCTCGCTGGCCCTGCTGGACCTCAGCAGGAACCAGCTGGGCACCATTAGCCGCGAGACGCTGCAGCCCCTGGCAAGCCTTCAAGTCCTGCGCCTCACAG AGAACCCGTGGCGCTGCGACTGTGCCCTGCACTGGCTGGGCGCGTGGATCAAGGCGGGCGGCCGGCGGCTGCTCGGCCCCAGGGACAAGAGGGTCGTGTGTGCCGAGCCCCCGCGCCTGGCGCTCCGGAGCCTCCTCGACGTGTCGGGCAACAGCCTCGTCTGCATCCCACCCTCTGTGCACGTGGAGCCGCTGGAGCTCACGGCCAACCTGGGGGAGGACCTGCGCGTCGCCTGCCAGGCCTCGGGCTACCCGCAGCCCCTGGTGACCTGGCGGAAGGCACCCCTGTCGCGCGAGGCCCTgccgcaggcgcaggcgcaggcgcaggcgcggGTGGACGGCACGGAGCCGGGCGCGGGCGCGGTGCCAGACACGGGCAGCGGCGTGCTGCTGCTGACCAACATCACGCTGGCGCACGCCGGCCGGTACGAGTGCGAGGCCGCCAATGCCGGCGGCGCCGCCCGAATGCCCTTCCGCCTGCTGGTCAACGCGTCCCGGCCGCAGCCTCCGCGGCCCGCGGCCCCTCCGCCCGCCCCCGCGCGCCCCACCGGCCGCGAGCCGCCGCCCGAGGCGGGCAGCATGGCCTTCCGTGCGCTGGGCCTGGCCACGCAGACGGCCGTGGCGGCGGCCATAGCGCTGCTGGCGCTCACGGCGCTGCTGCTGGCCGCCATGATCTGCCGCCGCCGGCGCCGGCGCAAAAAGGCCGCGGGGCCGCCGGGCGAGGGCGCGCTGTTCGTCAACGACTACTCGGACGGGCCCTGCAGCTTCGCGCAGCTGGAAGAGCTCCGCGGCGAGCGCGGGCACGCGATGTTCGTCATCGACCGCTCCAAGCCGCTCTTCGCCGGCCCGGCCGAGGAGGCGGCGCCCGGGCCCCGCCGCACCTACGAGCTCCGCTGCTGA